The following proteins are encoded in a genomic region of Bacillus sp. FJAT-22090:
- the ytvI gene encoding sporulation integral membrane protein YtvI, producing the protein MVWKILKKEYVKYIIVAIFLLIIAFFILPVSVPIILALLTAIIIEPAVKFTQKTFKWKRKPAVITNFTFFIIIISGLLYFAVTKLISQLIYTSKVFPFHVNNLTGIWIDIQNNLFKYTEGLPKEVVTSIQDKVDSTLNSMKESLLDLLSYSNISAILTNIPNFLISFIVFIIALFLFMLDLAKLRAKLFYYLSDSTAEKVRFMSSSIKKTVIGFFKAQILASFIILGAAFLGLLFIITPKYAFIMAVVIWIIDIIPILGSIAVLAPWAIYHYLTGDIVLGTKLTVLAIILLIIRRAVEPKLMGSQMGISPLAILIAMFIGAKLFGFLGFMIGPLMVILFITAKESGMIKLNFKL; encoded by the coding sequence ATGGTATGGAAAATTTTAAAAAAAGAATACGTTAAGTACATAATAGTAGCCATTTTCCTTTTAATAATTGCTTTTTTTATCCTTCCAGTTTCTGTTCCTATTATTTTAGCATTGCTTACTGCAATTATAATTGAACCTGCTGTAAAATTTACTCAAAAAACATTTAAATGGAAACGAAAGCCGGCAGTAATTACTAATTTCACATTTTTCATCATTATTATTTCAGGCCTATTATACTTCGCAGTCACTAAACTAATAAGCCAGTTGATATATACATCTAAAGTTTTCCCATTCCATGTAAATAACCTCACTGGTATTTGGATAGATATTCAAAATAACCTTTTTAAATATACGGAAGGCTTGCCAAAAGAAGTGGTAACATCCATTCAAGATAAAGTGGATTCAACATTAAACAGCATGAAGGAATCTTTACTTGATTTACTTAGCTATTCTAATATATCTGCTATTCTCACAAATATCCCGAATTTTTTAATAAGTTTCATTGTTTTTATCATCGCTCTCTTTTTATTCATGTTGGACTTAGCTAAATTACGAGCGAAGCTATTTTACTATTTATCCGATAGTACCGCAGAAAAAGTACGATTTATGTCATCAAGTATTAAAAAAACTGTTATTGGTTTTTTCAAAGCTCAAATATTAGCAAGTTTTATCATTCTAGGAGCAGCATTTTTAGGATTGCTTTTTATTATTACACCAAAGTACGCTTTTATTATGGCGGTTGTAATTTGGATTATCGATATTATCCCAATACTCGGTTCCATTGCAGTATTGGCACCTTGGGCAATTTATCACTATTTAACTGGAGACATCGTTCTAGGCACAAAACTTACTGTTCTTGCAATTATATTATTGATTATAAGAAGAGCGGTAGAACCAAAACTAATGGGGTCCCAGATGGGGATTTCTCCACTTGCCATACTAATAGCTATGTTTATTGGTGCAAAACTTTTTGGATTTCTCGGTTTTATGATAGGTCCTCTTATGGTAATCCTTTTTATTACCGCTAAAGAATCCGGAATGATCAAACTAAACTTCAAATTATAA
- the ctaF gene encoding cytochrome c oxidase subunit IVB has protein sequence MSHDAHVYVKSQTEYEYTRRKRREDMRAQVTTFAIMIFLTLVSFTSVAAGFSKYYIVPIILLLAAIQVVLQLYYFMHMSEKGHAVTTFFLYTAATIGFTMLLTFLTIIWW, from the coding sequence ATGTCACACGACGCTCACGTATATGTGAAATCACAAACAGAATATGAATATACTCGCCGCAAGAGAAGAGAAGATATGCGTGCTCAAGTAACAACATTTGCAATAATGATTTTCTTGACACTTGTTTCATTTACTTCAGTAGCTGCTGGTTTTTCAAAATACTATATTGTTCCAATAATTTTATTGTTGGCTGCAATTCAAGTAGTATTGCAACTTTATTATTTCATGCATATGAGTGAAAAGGGTCATGCTGTTACAACGTTCTTCTTATATACAGCAGCCACTATTGGCTTTACAATGCTCCTTACATTCTTAACGATTATTTGGTGGTAA
- a CDS encoding PaaI family thioesterase has translation MNELYSLITQVTENASEVEINLLKEFLKGIQNKQQEKAPTYLNAVFHMDTQYEENKCIVTLPITPLSYNSFDIPHGGVIATLADNAMGFLVNKDLRSEGKGAVTTNMTIHYVKAATENTLVATATYLHKGRQTLVMECTVTQPNGKKIAYATGSFFVIDPANSSK, from the coding sequence ATGAATGAATTATACTCTTTAATAACTCAAGTTACAGAAAATGCATCAGAGGTAGAAATAAACTTACTAAAAGAATTTTTAAAAGGTATACAAAATAAACAACAAGAAAAAGCTCCTACCTATTTAAATGCAGTTTTTCATATGGATACTCAATATGAGGAAAATAAATGCATTGTAACTCTACCAATCACTCCATTATCTTATAATAGTTTTGATATTCCACATGGTGGCGTAATTGCAACACTTGCAGATAATGCGATGGGTTTTCTCGTTAATAAAGATTTACGTTCCGAAGGAAAAGGTGCTGTAACAACAAATATGACGATCCATTATGTAAAAGCAGCAACAGAAAACACTTTAGTTGCTACTGCTACTTACTTACACAAAGGTCGCCAAACATTAGTTATGGAATGCACGGTAACACAACCTAATGGCAAAAAAATTGCTTATGCAACCGGATCATTTTTTGTTATTGATCCAGCTAACTCTTCAAAATAA
- a CDS encoding DUF7147 family protein, with protein MLSLIQRFIELGEGYGDIFELCELARVNKNRIHRAFIFTSKKENKEYCSIAIALKPINSANFFPIYICREGIPNTNPITQRLSTFQATLDELKIIPVQLEIKHSSIYDDKELFYQYVIGVLRLNHLIPPLQ; from the coding sequence GTGTTATCATTGATTCAACGTTTTATTGAGCTTGGCGAGGGCTATGGAGATATTTTTGAGCTTTGTGAACTTGCACGAGTAAACAAAAATCGAATTCATCGGGCTTTTATTTTTACTTCTAAAAAAGAGAATAAAGAATACTGTTCTATTGCAATTGCCCTAAAACCAATTAATTCTGCTAATTTTTTCCCGATTTATATATGTCGTGAAGGAATACCTAATACCAATCCAATTACACAAAGGCTATCGACCTTTCAGGCAACATTAGATGAATTAAAAATTATACCAGTTCAATTGGAAATCAAACATTCATCCATTTATGATGATAAGGAACTATTCTATCAGTACGTGATCGGAGTTTTACGTTTAAATCATTTAATACCGCCGTTACAATAG
- a CDS encoding CAP domain-containing protein, giving the protein MKNLFRILIFIAIVLVIFIYLDNPVKENELITGSKNSGQVIPQETTEVVESNNIFTRPNTGISVLIGQSSSEVVKLLGKPNRVEPSVFGYDWWIYNSSFSNYQMIGVSEDKVSQILAIGNKIDVTPYDIGQSLEEIYRFTIVQSEITMTIDSNIYTFSLNKEDITNRILVPFENLYAMLYIDGKDNQLEAVRFSDAETLLLQKPYDILYNGSMVESTTPPSDLQVSVDRANERQIVEITNLFRLRHGYKVLESDIDLQKIARQQSEEMAKNNIVKNDSFEVPKFSDTLQESAIDFNRAGGNTAAFYFDAGDAVNGWLNSKDHRDTILGKWYTHTGVGVYGNYYTQNFIERAIPKEDR; this is encoded by the coding sequence ATGAAAAATCTATTTAGAATCTTAATTTTTATTGCTATAGTACTAGTGATATTTATATATTTGGATAATCCTGTGAAAGAAAATGAGCTAATTACAGGATCAAAGAACTCAGGACAGGTTATTCCTCAAGAAACAACAGAGGTAGTGGAATCGAACAATATCTTTACAAGACCAAATACAGGTATCTCAGTTCTAATAGGTCAATCTTCTAGCGAGGTAGTAAAACTATTAGGAAAGCCGAATCGAGTAGAACCTTCTGTTTTTGGATATGATTGGTGGATATATAATTCTTCTTTTTCAAATTATCAAATGATTGGTGTATCAGAAGATAAAGTTTCACAGATTCTTGCTATCGGGAATAAGATTGACGTAACACCATATGATATTGGTCAATCATTGGAGGAAATTTATCGTTTTACGATAGTACAATCTGAGATAACAATGACCATTGACTCCAATATATATACGTTCTCTTTAAATAAGGAAGACATAACAAATAGAATTTTAGTTCCATTTGAGAACTTATATGCAATGTTATATATAGACGGGAAAGATAATCAATTAGAAGCTGTTCGATTTTCTGATGCAGAAACGCTTCTTTTACAAAAACCATATGATATTTTATACAATGGGTCAATGGTGGAATCTACAACTCCACCATCTGATTTGCAAGTTTCTGTAGACCGAGCAAATGAACGACAAATTGTTGAAATCACCAATTTGTTTAGACTGAGACATGGCTATAAAGTTCTAGAATCTGATATAGATCTTCAAAAAATTGCAAGGCAACAAAGTGAAGAAATGGCAAAGAACAATATTGTAAAAAACGATTCTTTTGAGGTACCTAAATTTAGTGATACATTACAGGAATCAGCAATTGATTTTAACAGAGCTGGTGGAAATACAGCAGCTTTTTATTTTGATGCAGGAGATGCAGTCAATGGATGGTTAAACTCGAAAGATCATCGAGATACAATATTAGGAAAATGGTATACACATACTGGAGTAGGGGTTTACGGTAATTATTACACACAAAACTTTATTGAAAGAGCTATACCAAAAGAAGACAGATAA
- the ctaG gene encoding cytochrome c oxidase assembly factor CtaG, producing MPLSIFGFQALWSPVMIGVLVFITILYFLITVKWRKDFKISEPLKGKEAAYFLTSLVLLYIIKGSPIDLMGHIMFSFHMTQMAILLLLVPPLMMKGIPWWVWKVVIELPVVRKVFPLLTKPLFALIVFSGLFSFYHIPLIFDYIKLNEVLHGTYTFILFMSAIFMWWSVVEIIKDEKGLHGLKKIGYLIASAVLITPACALIIFSGSPMYDTYTNPDSWLKAMELCVPTSTLSGLSLSGPELFSDMPPFEDQQLGGIIMKIIQEIIYGVVLFSIFFQWYRKEQETADEITQKALDDLHNSSRA from the coding sequence ATGCCTTTAAGTATATTTGGTTTTCAAGCATTGTGGAGTCCTGTCATGATTGGCGTTTTAGTATTTATTACAATATTGTATTTTTTAATCACTGTAAAATGGAGAAAGGATTTTAAAATCTCCGAACCATTAAAAGGTAAAGAAGCTGCATATTTTTTAACAAGCTTAGTTCTTTTATATATTATTAAGGGATCGCCTATAGATTTGATGGGCCATATTATGTTTTCTTTTCATATGACACAAATGGCTATTTTGTTATTACTAGTTCCACCTCTCATGATGAAGGGAATTCCTTGGTGGGTTTGGAAGGTAGTAATTGAATTACCAGTAGTTCGAAAAGTATTCCCTCTCTTAACAAAACCTTTGTTTGCATTAATCGTGTTTTCAGGGCTATTCTCTTTTTACCATATACCTTTAATTTTCGATTATATTAAGTTGAATGAGGTATTACATGGAACATATACGTTCATCTTGTTTATGTCAGCGATTTTCATGTGGTGGTCAGTTGTTGAAATTATTAAAGATGAAAAAGGATTACATGGATTAAAGAAAATAGGTTACCTTATTGCAAGTGCAGTATTAATTACTCCTGCATGTGCACTTATCATTTTTTCTGGATCTCCAATGTATGATACGTATACAAATCCTGATTCATGGTTAAAAGCAATGGAGCTATGTGTACCAACAAGTACGTTATCGGGTCTATCATTATCTGGACCTGAGTTATTTTCAGATATGCCACCATTCGAGGATCAACAACTTGGTGGAATTATTATGAAAATTATTCAAGAAATAATTTATGGAGTAGTGCTATTTTCAATCTTCTTCCAATGGTATCGTAAAGAACAGGAAACTGCTGATGAAATTACGCAAAAGGCATTAGATGATCTTCATAATTCAAGTAGAGCCTAA
- a CDS encoding cytochrome (ubi)quinol oxidase subunit III translates to MDFNTKYTPQSWPDHPEQVTLEGKNKFVGFWLFLGGETVLFASLFATYLALKNKGPSGMEFSTQSLYELPLAFVMTMLLLTSSLTSVYAMYHMKNHNFRGMQTWLAITVLLGFGFLALEIYEFYHYVHIGFTYGQSAFSSAFFTLVGTHGLHVVIGLGWIILLIIRNAKRGFSLYNAPKYYTASLYWHFIDVVWVFIFTVVYLMGVVG, encoded by the coding sequence ATGGACTTTAATACTAAGTACACCCCACAATCTTGGCCAGATCATCCAGAGCAAGTAACCTTAGAAGGTAAAAACAAATTCGTAGGTTTCTGGCTGTTTCTAGGTGGAGAAACTGTACTATTTGCTAGTTTGTTTGCTACTTATTTGGCTCTTAAAAACAAAGGGCCAAGTGGTATGGAGTTTTCAACTCAATCTCTATATGAATTACCACTTGCCTTTGTTATGACGATGTTACTTCTTACATCTTCTCTAACAAGTGTGTACGCAATGTACCACATGAAGAACCATAATTTTAGAGGAATGCAAACTTGGTTGGCGATTACTGTATTACTTGGTTTCGGATTCTTAGCATTAGAGATTTATGAGTTTTATCATTATGTACACATCGGTTTTACTTATGGACAAAGTGCGTTTTCATCAGCGTTCTTTACATTGGTAGGAACGCATGGTCTTCACGTTGTAATCGGTTTAGGCTGGATTATCTTATTGATTATCCGTAATGCTAAACGTGGATTTAGCTTGTATAATGCACCAAAATACTATACTGCTTCTTTATACTGGCACTTCATCGATGTTGTGTGGGTATTCATCTTTACAGTAGTATACTTGATGGGAGTTGTTGGTTAA
- a CDS encoding DUF420 domain-containing protein: MSLPLLPTISTFFIVLSAVLVAIGWILVKQRKIEAHKKTMFAAALSALTFFIIYASRTIFIGNTAFGGPDDIKIYYTIFLIFHITLATVGAVFGIVTLYLGYKNNIVKHRKIGPITSVIWFFVAITGVAVYLLLYVFYHGGETTSVIKAIIGS, from the coding sequence ATGAGTTTACCTTTATTACCTACAATTAGTACCTTTTTTATCGTATTAAGTGCAGTATTAGTAGCAATTGGTTGGATACTAGTAAAACAAAGAAAAATAGAAGCACATAAAAAAACAATGTTTGCTGCAGCTCTATCTGCATTAACTTTTTTTATTATCTACGCATCTCGGACAATCTTTATAGGGAATACTGCTTTTGGTGGTCCTGATGATATTAAAATTTACTACACGATATTTTTAATTTTTCATATTACTTTAGCAACAGTTGGCGCAGTTTTTGGAATAGTAACCTTGTATTTAGGTTATAAAAATAATATAGTAAAACATCGTAAAATTGGGCCAATTACGAGCGTTATCTGGTTCTTTGTTGCAATTACAGGCGTGGCCGTCTACCTGTTACTTTATGTTTTTTACCATGGAGGGGAAACTACTTCCGTTATTAAAGCTATAATTGGTAGCTAA
- the rsmD gene encoding 16S rRNA (guanine(966)-N(2))-methyltransferase RsmD: MRVISGTKKGLPLKAVPGTNTRPTTDKVKESIFNMIGPYFDGGIAVDLFAGSGNLGIEALSRGIDTCIFIEKDQKAMQTIVDNLQKSRLEESSERYKIDASRAVKAFEKRELQIDLLFVDPPYSKVQFYDLAKKIVEIGCMKDTGIIVCEHDKTVDLETDLETFTLTRRETYGNTVISIYRKRMEEGN; the protein is encoded by the coding sequence ATGAGAGTTATATCAGGAACGAAAAAAGGGCTACCTTTAAAAGCGGTTCCCGGAACTAATACAAGACCAACTACAGATAAAGTAAAAGAATCTATTTTCAATATGATTGGTCCTTATTTCGACGGAGGAATCGCAGTCGATTTGTTTGCTGGTAGTGGCAATTTAGGAATTGAAGCACTCAGTCGAGGAATTGATACTTGTATTTTTATTGAAAAAGACCAAAAAGCGATGCAAACTATTGTGGATAATCTACAGAAAAGTCGTTTAGAAGAATCAAGCGAAAGATATAAAATTGATGCTTCAAGAGCAGTGAAGGCTTTTGAGAAAAGAGAACTTCAAATTGACTTGTTATTTGTCGATCCACCATATAGTAAAGTACAATTTTATGATTTAGCTAAAAAGATTGTAGAGATAGGGTGTATGAAAGACACGGGGATAATTGTTTGCGAACATGATAAAACCGTCGACTTGGAAACTGATTTAGAAACGTTTACTCTAACAAGAAGAGAAACATATGGGAATACAGTTATCTCTATTTACCGTAAACGGATGGAAGAGGGGAATTAA
- a CDS encoding amino acid kinase family protein — MQNHQSRQLVISHIRKAISKHQKVLVVVSAMGRRGQYYSTDTLLDLIPTSNNNSVETDLLSACGELISASVLCAEIKKEGIPATILYGKSAGIITNEAYGNADILYVETKEVTNTFKDYPCIIVPGFQGLSENLQTFTTLGRGGSDLTAVVYGHHLNADIVEFYKNVPGVMTSDPFKNESVQLISTMSYEELQNIIIEPVEIIQKRAAKFAALHKVPLHIRSLYEERDGTYVFQ; from the coding sequence ATGCAGAATCATCAAAGTAGACAATTAGTTATATCACATATCAGAAAAGCTATTAGCAAACACCAGAAAGTGCTTGTTGTTGTTTCTGCCATGGGAAGAAGAGGTCAATATTATTCAACCGATACACTTTTAGATCTAATACCAACATCTAATAATAATAGCGTGGAAACGGATTTACTATCTGCCTGTGGCGAATTAATCTCTGCATCTGTTTTGTGTGCAGAAATAAAAAAGGAAGGAATTCCTGCTACGATCCTATATGGAAAAAGTGCAGGTATAATTACAAATGAGGCATATGGTAATGCAGATATTTTATATGTAGAAACTAAAGAAGTAACTAATACGTTTAAGGATTATCCTTGCATTATAGTTCCAGGCTTCCAAGGTCTTTCGGAAAATCTTCAAACTTTTACTACATTAGGTAGAGGTGGGAGTGATTTAACAGCAGTCGTTTACGGGCATCATTTAAATGCAGATATTGTTGAATTTTACAAAAATGTTCCAGGTGTTATGACTTCCGATCCTTTTAAAAACGAATCAGTACAATTAATTTCTACCATGTCATATGAGGAATTACAAAACATAATCATAGAGCCTGTTGAAATCATACAAAAAAGAGCAGCGAAATTTGCTGCTCTTCACAAAGTACCTTTGCACATACGTTCTTTATATGAAGAAAGAGATGGAACTTATGTTTTTCAATAA
- a CDS encoding YlbG family protein — MTERQGLIVYVHHLKQAKSLRKYGHVHYISKRLKYVVLYCDQDMIEIAKQKMSKLPFVKEILESYRPFLKTEFENSKPDKAKEYDYKIGL; from the coding sequence ATGACAGAAAGACAAGGATTAATTGTCTATGTGCATCATTTAAAACAAGCAAAGTCTTTACGTAAATATGGGCATGTCCATTATATTTCGAAAAGATTAAAATATGTAGTCTTATACTGTGACCAAGATATGATTGAAATTGCAAAACAAAAGATGAGTAAACTACCTTTTGTGAAAGAAATTTTAGAATCCTATCGGCCGTTTTTAAAAACTGAATTTGAAAATAGTAAGCCTGATAAAGCGAAAGAATATGATTATAAAATCGGTTTGTAA
- a CDS encoding UDP-N-acetylmuramoyl-L-alanyl-D-glutamate--2,6-diaminopimelate ligase, whose amino-acid sequence MSTLMILHSNTTILLNNHNLINFTRDILNTPFIRYKEFILLYANIQEWCREWIIIYPLKELLKGLQYEIIGDFQNVSINRCIDHSKQITVGDVFVSQTNNRIFIDEAIRRGAVAILTECFIPDCMVPQIIIPTDMHHFKRKLSTLTYELYGSKIKTIGITGTNGKTTVASFIGQLLRQQKKSVCVIGTLGVFENGNRLDHYLRSNTTLPFYDFIQVVKYCYEKKVDYIVLEASSQGLLDQRLCNYPIDVGVFLNIGKDHIEFHGGMVPYKKSKELLVLLSKHLVINDDDAWCKSIAEKTYLPVTRFGENQKNDVIYQKVDYTKEKIKYKFLVGKKALHTEMTNSGYYNGSNLAAAIAVMKALGISIEELKPVKLPKGRLERIENEQGIEVLIDYAHTPDALEASLGAIKTYAKKEVYVVFGCGGNRDRQKRRGMGEVATKYATKAIITNDNPRYENPVDIIADILQGTKRDKAIVEMDRKQAILLALSIATRGDIVLIAGKGHEQEQIVNDLVVPFSDHEVVKSYFEELAGSITKNDPVA is encoded by the coding sequence TTGTCTACTTTGATGATTCTGCATAGCAACACCACCATACTTCTGAACAATCATAACCTCATCAACTTTACTCGTGACATTTTAAACACTCCGTTCATACGATACAAGGAATTCATTTTACTTTATGCGAACATACAAGAATGGTGTAGGGAGTGGATAATTATTTATCCTTTAAAAGAATTATTAAAAGGATTACAGTACGAGATTATTGGTGATTTTCAAAACGTTTCAATAAACAGGTGTATTGATCATTCAAAGCAAATAACAGTGGGAGATGTTTTTGTCTCTCAAACGAACAATCGTATCTTTATAGATGAAGCGATAAGACGAGGAGCTGTTGCAATCCTAACCGAGTGTTTTATACCGGATTGTATGGTTCCACAAATAATCATTCCTACAGATATGCATCATTTTAAAAGAAAACTATCAACATTAACATATGAACTATATGGTAGTAAAATAAAAACAATAGGTATAACTGGCACAAATGGTAAAACTACAGTAGCATCCTTTATTGGACAGCTATTGAGGCAACAAAAAAAATCAGTTTGTGTCATTGGAACGCTAGGTGTATTCGAGAATGGTAATAGACTAGATCATTATTTACGAAGCAATACTACTTTACCTTTTTATGATTTTATTCAAGTAGTGAAGTATTGTTATGAGAAGAAAGTAGATTATATTGTTTTGGAAGCATCTTCTCAAGGTTTACTAGATCAACGATTGTGTAATTATCCAATTGATGTAGGTGTATTTTTAAATATAGGTAAAGATCATATTGAGTTCCATGGCGGAATGGTTCCATATAAAAAATCGAAAGAACTGCTTGTTTTACTTTCCAAGCATTTGGTGATTAATGATGATGATGCATGGTGTAAATCCATCGCAGAGAAGACTTATTTACCTGTAACACGTTTTGGAGAAAATCAAAAAAATGATGTAATTTATCAAAAGGTAGATTATACAAAGGAAAAGATAAAGTATAAATTTTTGGTTGGTAAAAAAGCATTGCATACTGAGATGACTAATAGTGGATATTATAATGGGTCGAACCTAGCAGCAGCAATAGCAGTTATGAAAGCTCTAGGTATATCGATTGAAGAGTTAAAACCTGTAAAGCTCCCAAAAGGTAGATTAGAAAGGATTGAAAATGAACAAGGAATCGAAGTATTAATAGATTACGCACATACTCCGGATGCACTAGAGGCTAGCTTAGGTGCAATTAAAACATATGCTAAAAAAGAAGTTTATGTTGTTTTTGGCTGTGGTGGAAATCGTGACAGGCAAAAGAGAAGAGGGATGGGAGAAGTAGCTACTAAGTATGCTACAAAGGCTATTATAACGAATGATAATCCTAGATATGAGAATCCTGTTGACATTATCGCGGATATTTTACAAGGTACGAAAAGAGATAAAGCCATCGTAGAGATGGACCGAAAACAAGCAATATTATTAGCATTAAGTATCGCAACGAGAGGGGATATTGTATTAATTGCAGGAAAGGGACATGAACAAGAGCAAATCGTGAATGATCTCGTAGTCCCTTTTTCTGATCATGAAGTAGTGAAAAGTTATTTTGAAGAGTTAGCTGGATCAATAACAAAAAATGATCCGGTTGCATAA
- a CDS encoding YlbF family regulator produces MIMTYEWATIMDQSDELCSMILSSEQFYRYLDAHRAVYTNSSLVREINDFARLKDQYEEVQRFGKYHPDYSTVMKNIRVTKRKLDMVDEVAILKIAENDLQDLLDEVSLLIGKSVSEGVKVPVSNPFFASSGSSCGSGCGTGGSCSCSA; encoded by the coding sequence ATGATTATGACCTATGAATGGGCCACAATAATGGACCAATCAGACGAACTATGTAGTATGATACTTTCCTCTGAACAATTTTATCGTTACTTAGACGCACATCGTGCTGTATATACAAATTCTAGCTTAGTCAGAGAAATTAATGATTTTGCAAGACTTAAGGACCAATACGAAGAGGTTCAACGTTTCGGAAAATACCATCCAGATTATTCAACAGTAATGAAGAATATTCGAGTTACGAAAAGAAAGCTCGATATGGTGGATGAAGTTGCGATATTAAAAATCGCTGAAAATGACTTGCAAGACTTGTTGGACGAAGTGAGCTTGTTAATCGGTAAATCTGTTTCAGAAGGTGTCAAAGTGCCAGTAAGCAATCCATTTTTTGCATCAAGCGGTTCTAGCTGTGGCAGTGGCTGTGGTACAGGTGGTTCCTGCTCTTGTTCAGCTTAA
- a CDS encoding glycerophosphodiester phosphodiesterase, translating to MGKKTNVAIAIAAAAGAAWASTKALSKPLSRSAKEALEYNQPIILAHRGGSALAPECSPSAFENAAKLGVHGFEIDIRLTKDEEIVVFHDEYTDRVTNLTGRVADYTLVELKKADLGFHFLDLNGENSYRDCGEQIMTLGELLDKYPQMLINLDIKDAPQSYEGSLMPSKLWRLLEEKQAFHRVVVTSFYDEQIDRFNLYAQNTVALGAGEREVRKAYTAFTSQFKHLYHPKADVFQIPVRSNMFPLDSASFIKFLNSLNIPVHYWTIDDPVVMRRLIDNGAKGIITDRPDLAIEALKLD from the coding sequence ATGGGTAAAAAAACAAATGTAGCAATCGCCATTGCAGCAGCAGCTGGAGCAGCTTGGGCAAGTACAAAGGCTCTCTCTAAGCCACTTAGCCGTTCTGCAAAAGAAGCACTAGAATACAATCAACCAATTATTCTTGCTCATCGTGGAGGATCTGCTCTTGCACCCGAATGTTCTCCATCCGCTTTTGAAAATGCAGCTAAGCTTGGTGTTCATGGTTTTGAAATAGATATAAGACTAACAAAAGATGAAGAGATTGTGGTTTTTCACGATGAATACACTGACAGAGTGACTAATCTTACTGGAAGAGTTGCCGATTATACGTTAGTAGAGCTTAAAAAAGCAGATTTAGGATTTCACTTCCTAGATTTAAATGGAGAAAATTCTTATAGAGATTGTGGAGAACAAATAATGACATTAGGAGAGTTGCTAGACAAGTACCCTCAAATGCTTATTAATCTGGATATCAAAGATGCCCCACAGTCCTATGAAGGAAGCTTAATGCCATCTAAGCTTTGGAGACTATTAGAAGAAAAACAGGCATTTCACCGGGTTGTCGTCACCAGTTTTTATGACGAACAAATTGATCGATTTAATCTTTATGCTCAAAACACAGTAGCACTTGGGGCTGGAGAAAGAGAAGTACGAAAAGCATATACAGCATTCACTAGTCAATTCAAACACTTATATCATCCAAAGGCTGATGTATTTCAAATCCCAGTGCGATCAAATATGTTCCCTTTAGATAGTGCAAGTTTCATAAAATTTTTAAATTCTTTAAATATCCCAGTTCACTATTGGACGATCGATGATCCAGTTGTTATGAGAAGACTAATTGACAATGGTGCAAAAGGTATTATCACAGACCGACCGGACCTAGCTATTGAAGCACTTAAGCTAGATTAG
- a CDS encoding YugN family protein: MYFENTGIENTVIDLNVLDDVMKKHGLVREGQWDYERVTYDKKYEIKEGIFYLRVFGFTKDGDVGAHDANITLLKPVVGKHYYPHGVEYGENEVFPNHLVKSCEQTLAALKEDLKAFEARV; this comes from the coding sequence ATGTATTTCGAAAACACAGGTATTGAAAACACGGTCATCGATCTAAATGTATTAGATGATGTTATGAAAAAACATGGTTTAGTTCGTGAAGGCCAATGGGACTACGAACGAGTTACTTACGACAAAAAGTATGAAATTAAAGAGGGTATTTTTTACCTTCGTGTATTTGGTTTTACTAAAGATGGTGATGTTGGTGCACACGATGCAAATATCACTTTACTTAAACCAGTTGTTGGTAAGCATTATTACCCTCATGGTGTTGAATATGGAGAAAATGAAGTTTTCCCAAATCACTTAGTTAAATCTTGTGAACAAACTTTAGCTGCTTTAAAAGAAGATTTAAAAGCTTTTGAAGCACGTGTATAA